The following proteins are co-located in the Echinicola sp. 20G genome:
- a CDS encoding DNA polymerase III subunit alpha, whose protein sequence is MEINTFISHHLMEKSDFPETPSLSEVWAIYPFGSRKPESLGADELIGIKQEQLIKLYNGQSEKHPDKWVVWQPVTYQDKTRYNLHRILRAIDGNTLLSKLGAGDMASDTEYFRDKLEIWNRFAEHPYILKQTLKVMDSCGVGMELHSDKNKKHFTSSKEDDRILLEKLALEGLAVRYGRGNTVALERVKKELRIINELNFNAYFLIVLDVVRYAQQRGFFYVGRGSGANSIVAYCLKITDVDPIKLDLYFERFLNPHRTSPPDFDMDFSWKDRDEVIDYIFKRYGRNHVALLGMFSTFQGRAIIRELGKVFGLPKPEIDQLVRRRKDACPPEDKIQRAILKYGALMQDFPNYQSIHPGGMLISEDPIFQYTAMERPPKGFNTAQVDMFLAEKIGLFKLDILSQRGLAHIKEAIGLIKANRGVEVDIRQVERFFNDPKVADQIRRADTIGCFYIESPAMRQLLTKLRCDDYLTLVAASSIIRPGVSQSGMMKQYIERFHNPHHIPYLHPKMKELLEETYGVMVYQEDVIKVAHHFAGLDMGEADILRRAMSGKYRSHNRFKLIEEKFFANCKEKGYPDEISKEVWRQMESFGGYSFSKAHSASFAVESYQSLFLKTYYPIEFMVAVINNFGGFYGTQFYFQELKKAGGKVVPPCVNTGAYLTSLHGDRVTVGFVHVQNLERKTIDRFLAERERHGAYLSLEDLMERTQVDAEQLNILIRVGALRFTGLEKKELLWHANFRGKRMEKVPASAAIFAEEPLDFILPKFPRKPLEDAYDEIELIGFTLGDPFELADDDRNGLTYVRELPKLVGRQVCLMGHLVTTKPVRTVRGDYMAFGTFLDEKGDWLDTVHFPPVLKQYPIHSGGFYRIFGKVVEEFGVYAVEVKELGKVGVRR, encoded by the coding sequence ATGGAGATCAATACCTTTATCTCACATCACTTGATGGAGAAGTCGGACTTTCCGGAAACCCCATCCCTCAGCGAGGTTTGGGCAATCTACCCTTTTGGCAGCCGGAAGCCGGAAAGCTTGGGAGCCGATGAGCTGATCGGTATCAAACAGGAACAGCTTATCAAACTCTACAATGGGCAGTCGGAAAAACATCCCGACAAATGGGTGGTCTGGCAACCGGTGACCTATCAGGACAAGACCCGCTACAACCTGCACAGGATTTTGCGGGCCATAGACGGAAACACCTTGCTTTCCAAACTGGGAGCTGGGGACATGGCATCGGATACCGAATACTTCCGGGACAAGCTGGAGATCTGGAACCGTTTTGCCGAACACCCCTATATCCTCAAGCAGACCCTGAAGGTAATGGACAGCTGTGGGGTCGGCATGGAGCTGCATTCCGACAAGAACAAGAAGCATTTTACCTCCTCGAAGGAGGATGACAGGATCCTTTTGGAGAAACTGGCTCTGGAAGGGTTGGCCGTCCGCTATGGCAGGGGAAATACAGTGGCATTGGAAAGGGTGAAAAAGGAGCTGCGCATTATCAATGAGCTGAACTTCAATGCCTATTTCCTGATCGTCCTGGACGTGGTAAGGTACGCCCAGCAAAGGGGCTTCTTTTACGTGGGAAGGGGATCGGGGGCCAACTCTATCGTGGCCTATTGCCTGAAGATCACCGATGTGGACCCCATCAAGCTGGATCTGTATTTTGAGCGTTTCCTGAACCCCCACCGTACCTCACCACCGGACTTTGACATGGACTTCAGCTGGAAGGACAGGGACGAGGTGATCGATTATATCTTCAAGCGCTATGGCAGGAACCATGTGGCGCTGTTGGGCATGTTCTCCACTTTCCAGGGCAGGGCCATCATCCGGGAACTGGGGAAGGTGTTCGGCCTGCCCAAGCCGGAGATCGACCAACTGGTACGCAGAAGGAAGGATGCATGTCCACCTGAGGATAAGATCCAAAGGGCCATCCTCAAATACGGGGCATTGATGCAGGACTTCCCCAACTACCAGAGCATCCACCCGGGGGGCATGCTGATCAGTGAGGATCCTATATTTCAATACACGGCCATGGAGAGGCCACCCAAGGGGTTCAATACTGCACAGGTGGACATGTTCCTTGCAGAGAAGATCGGGCTTTTCAAACTGGATATCCTGAGCCAAAGGGGACTGGCGCACATCAAGGAAGCCATCGGGCTGATCAAGGCCAACCGCGGGGTGGAAGTGGACATCCGGCAAGTGGAACGCTTTTTCAATGACCCCAAGGTGGCCGACCAGATCAGAAGGGCGGATACCATAGGCTGCTTTTACATCGAGAGCCCCGCAATGAGGCAGCTGCTGACAAAGCTTCGATGTGACGATTACCTGACCCTGGTAGCGGCAAGCTCCATTATCCGCCCCGGAGTATCCCAGTCGGGCATGATGAAGCAGTACATCGAACGCTTCCACAACCCCCACCATATCCCATACCTGCATCCCAAGATGAAGGAACTGTTGGAAGAAACCTATGGGGTGATGGTCTACCAGGAGGATGTGATCAAGGTGGCCCACCACTTTGCAGGACTGGATATGGGAGAGGCCGATATCCTGCGCAGGGCCATGTCGGGCAAGTACCGTTCGCATAACCGGTTCAAACTGATCGAGGAGAAATTCTTTGCCAATTGTAAGGAAAAGGGCTATCCCGATGAGATCAGTAAGGAGGTTTGGCGTCAGATGGAGTCCTTCGGGGGCTATTCCTTTTCCAAGGCCCACTCGGCCTCCTTTGCCGTGGAAAGCTACCAGAGCCTTTTTTTAAAGACCTACTATCCCATTGAGTTTATGGTGGCGGTGATCAACAACTTCGGGGGATTCTATGGTACGCAGTTTTATTTCCAGGAACTTAAAAAGGCAGGGGGAAAGGTGGTTCCCCCCTGTGTCAATACGGGAGCATACCTTACTTCTCTCCACGGGGACAGGGTGACCGTGGGATTTGTGCATGTGCAGAACCTGGAGCGGAAGACCATTGATAGGTTTCTGGCAGAAAGGGAAAGGCATGGTGCTTACCTCAGCTTGGAGGACCTGATGGAGCGTACCCAGGTGGATGCCGAACAGCTCAATATCCTGATCAGGGTAGGGGCACTCCGGTTTACGGGGCTGGAAAAAAAAGAACTGCTGTGGCACGCCAACTTCAGGGGCAAGCGCATGGAAAAGGTGCCTGCCAGTGCTGCCATCTTTGCGGAAGAACCACTGGATTTTATATTGCCGAAATTTCCCAGAAAGCCCCTCGAAGATGCCTATGATGAAATAGAACTGATCGGCTTTACCTTGGGAGATCCGTTTGAATTGGCCGATGATGATAGAAATGGCTTGACCTATGTGCGGGAACTCCCCAAGCTGGTAGGCAGGCAGGTATGCCTGATGGGACATTTGGTGACCACCAAACCGGTAAGGACGGTGCGGGGCGACTATATGGCATTCGGTACCTTTCTGGACGAGAAAGGGGATTGGCTGGATACAGTGCATTTCCCACCGGTACTCAAACAGTACCCCATCCACTCAGGAGGGTTCTACAGGATATTTGGCAAAGTAGTGGAAGAGTTTGGGGTGTATGCAGTGGAAGTAAAAGAGTTGGGCAAAGTGGGAGTGAGGAGGTGA
- a CDS encoding SOS response-associated peptidase, producing MCYNVNQEFSEEEAKALEEEYGVDAKYLSRGSSPHIHRYLLKGFAHPKLIVLADNEPSKLQEFNWGLIPFWTKTSEQADDIAKKTLNAKSETIFKLPSFRSPIKKKRCLIPVAGFYEWMDHKGKKYPHYIYPKVRPFFTLGGIWEEWTDKETGEIRKTASIITTAANPIMAKIHNSKKRMPLILQDDIALDWISPELKEEDIASLMNPYDQKKMAFHTISKLITSRNENPNVEEVMEPVEYPELSEELYV from the coding sequence ATGTGTTACAATGTCAACCAGGAATTCAGTGAGGAAGAGGCCAAAGCTCTGGAAGAGGAATATGGAGTGGATGCCAAATACCTCAGTAGGGGAAGTTCCCCGCATATCCATCGGTACCTGCTCAAAGGCTTTGCCCACCCCAAGCTCATTGTGCTGGCAGATAACGAGCCATCAAAGTTGCAGGAATTCAACTGGGGGTTGATCCCTTTTTGGACCAAAACCTCCGAACAGGCCGATGACATCGCCAAGAAAACCCTCAATGCCAAATCCGAAACCATCTTCAAGCTGCCCTCTTTCAGGAGCCCGATCAAGAAAAAACGTTGCCTGATCCCTGTTGCCGGTTTTTATGAATGGATGGACCATAAGGGCAAGAAATACCCCCATTATATTTATCCAAAGGTCAGGCCTTTCTTTACGCTGGGAGGCATTTGGGAAGAATGGACGGACAAGGAGACCGGAGAGATCAGGAAGACTGCTTCGATCATTACCACTGCGGCCAATCCCATCATGGCCAAGATCCACAACAGCAAGAAGCGCATGCCCCTGATCCTTCAGGATGACATTGCGCTGGACTGGATTTCCCCAGAACTCAAGGAAGAGGATATCGCCTCATTGATGAATCCCTACGACCAAAAAAAAATGGCCTTTCATACCATCAGTAAGCTGATCACTTCCAGAAATGAAAATCCCAATGTAGAAGAGGTGATGGAACCTGTGGAATACCCTGAACTAAGTGAAGAGCTATATGTGTAA
- a CDS encoding WG repeat-containing protein, giving the protein MKIISTLILILGPFLIQAQPTLKGSMESSFKEYMPFDGSYIPLKNNSSIMLYDMENPSHPIEINWETKLFNTIPFQIQNGRYLETSGDNYLIKDIETHNTILKVRKLWEWSAKGGIGQLDKEGEKSFSYLYFDFSGEPIDTLTETEYFRLFPTADEGFFRWFSILGRNSGMLPFSEGLTTIKSPESLFGYMNKSMRIIITPQFLISGSFYEGLASVQNKDHQWGFIDKEGKTVIPFNYHAQPTRFSCGMAQVTNNKGKKGYINPSNELVIPAIYTYATPFYKGHALVRKEINSPILLINKEGKVVERYDSKYYYLEDFNIKIPLHYETEKFSPTLRQLMDTGKAIFKKEGRYGLIDIHGDIILDFNYKVLKGYKNGLMLARTSTYEKGKTVVRNGIIDESGEFLFLFQEGDGF; this is encoded by the coding sequence ATGAAAATAATATCGACACTGATTTTAATTCTGGGTCCCTTCTTAATTCAGGCCCAGCCAACATTGAAAGGAAGTATGGAAAGTTCATTTAAGGAATACATGCCTTTTGATGGTTCCTACATTCCACTCAAAAACAACAGTTCCATCATGTTGTATGATATGGAAAATCCTTCCCATCCCATTGAGATAAATTGGGAAACAAAATTGTTCAACACGATTCCCTTTCAGATTCAAAACGGACGTTATCTAGAAACCTCAGGAGATAATTATTTGATCAAGGATATCGAAACCCATAATACCATACTGAAAGTAAGAAAATTATGGGAGTGGAGTGCAAAGGGAGGAATTGGCCAATTGGATAAGGAAGGTGAAAAAAGCTTTTCTTACCTATATTTTGACTTTTCTGGGGAACCGATCGACACCTTAACCGAAACAGAATATTTCAGATTATTCCCCACTGCAGACGAGGGCTTCTTTAGATGGTTCAGTATACTTGGAAGGAATTCTGGAATGCTTCCTTTTTCAGAGGGGCTAACTACCATCAAAAGTCCAGAAAGTTTATTTGGTTATATGAACAAATCCATGAGGATAATTATAACGCCACAATTCTTGATTTCAGGGAGTTTTTATGAAGGCCTTGCCTCCGTTCAAAACAAGGATCATCAATGGGGTTTTATTGATAAAGAAGGTAAAACAGTCATACCATTTAACTACCATGCCCAACCCACACGCTTTTCATGCGGCATGGCCCAGGTTACGAACAATAAAGGTAAAAAGGGCTATATCAACCCATCAAATGAACTGGTTATCCCAGCGATATATACCTATGCCACCCCATTTTACAAAGGGCATGCACTGGTGAGAAAAGAGATCAATAGTCCCATCCTCTTGATCAATAAAGAGGGTAAGGTTGTGGAAAGGTATGATTCCAAGTATTATTATTTGGAAGATTTTAACATTAAGATCCCCCTTCACTATGAAACCGAAAAGTTTTCTCCAACGCTCAGGCAATTGATGGATACCGGTAAGGCCATTTTCAAAAAAGAAGGACGTTATGGCCTGATAGATATTCATGGGGACATTATTCTTGATTTCAATTACAAGGTATTGAAAGGTTATAAAAATGGATTAATGCTGGCCAGAACAAGTACTTATGAAAAGGGAAAAACAGTGGTCAGAAACGGGATAATTGATGAAAGTGGAGAGTTTCTGTTTTTGTTTCAGGAGGGAGATGGGTTTTAA
- a CDS encoding helix-turn-helix transcriptional regulator gives MSNPSFFWSSNIKFLRKRKKMSQMELAEKLDISRSKVNTHENGHVKNPPMADMVLFADFFRMSIDSLVKVDLSKLSELKIRDLEAGNDVYLKGGSIRILATTVDSDNRENVELVPIKAKAGYLAGYSDPGFISRLPVFHLPQLDPNRKYRMFPTEGDSMLPVPEGALVIGEFLQDWTHIKERTPCIVVTKEEGISFKLASNRIKESKSLLLESLNTLYEPYEVDVMEVLEVWKFHSYFTEDIPDPMSSLEQVGRDVREIKATLHALTNVKN, from the coding sequence ATGAGCAATCCAAGCTTTTTTTGGTCTTCCAATATAAAATTCCTGCGTAAGCGCAAGAAAATGAGCCAGATGGAGCTGGCAGAAAAGTTGGACATTTCCCGTTCCAAAGTAAACACCCATGAAAATGGCCATGTCAAGAACCCTCCCATGGCCGACATGGTCCTGTTCGCGGACTTCTTTAGGATGAGCATTGACAGCTTGGTCAAGGTGGACCTCTCCAAGCTTTCCGAACTAAAAATAAGGGACCTGGAGGCGGGCAATGATGTGTACCTTAAAGGGGGCAGTATCCGTATCCTTGCCACCACGGTGGATTCCGATAACAGGGAGAATGTGGAACTGGTGCCCATAAAGGCCAAGGCAGGATATTTGGCCGGGTACAGTGATCCGGGCTTTATCAGCAGGCTGCCCGTGTTCCACCTACCCCAGCTGGACCCCAACCGAAAATACAGGATGTTTCCCACCGAGGGCGATTCCATGTTGCCTGTACCGGAAGGGGCACTGGTGATCGGGGAGTTTTTACAGGACTGGACCCATATCAAGGAAAGGACACCCTGCATTGTGGTGACCAAGGAGGAAGGCATCAGCTTCAAGCTGGCCAGCAACAGGATCAAGGAAAGCAAAAGCCTGTTGTTGGAATCGCTCAACACCCTATATGAACCCTATGAAGTGGATGTGATGGAAGTGCTGGAGGTATGGAAATTCCACAGCTATTTTACAGAGGACATCCCCGACCCAATGAGTTCTTTGGAACAGGTGGGCAGGGATGTCAGGGAGATCAAAGCAACGCTCCATGCGTTGACCAACGTCAAAAATTGA
- a CDS encoding histone H1 produces MSKFSELKALVDSLESDFTKFYDQGNKAAGTRVRNGMQSLKTMAQEIRTEVQEIKNKEK; encoded by the coding sequence ATGAGTAAATTTTCAGAATTAAAAGCACTCGTGGATTCTTTGGAGTCCGATTTCACCAAGTTTTATGATCAGGGCAACAAGGCTGCCGGAACAAGGGTCAGAAATGGCATGCAGTCCTTAAAGACCATGGCCCAGGAAATCCGTACAGAAGTGCAGGAAATCAAGAACAAAGAGAAATAG
- the dinB gene encoding DNA polymerase IV yields MKRNVVHFDLDTFFVSVARLTNSALNNKPVIIGGNSDRGVVASCSYEARKFGVHSAMPMKLARRLCPSAVYLQGDMDSYSYHSRVVTDIIRDQVPVVEKASIDEFYLDLTGMDRFFGCSQFTAELKSRILRESGLPISYALASNKLVSKVATEDAKPNGQMEIPFGHEKGYLAPLAIERMPGIGLKTSSLLRRMGVETIKLLSEIPEPMMQNLLGKSGITLSRKANGKDDSPVIPYTEQKSIGKEETFDSDTINMGFLNGELVRLTERVAFLLRKQRRLCGCITVKLRYANFDTVSKQAMLPYTANDDVLLSKAKELFAKLYDRRMLVRLIGVKVSHLVGGFQQINLFEDTEENVRLYQAMDRIRGKYGSHAVHRAVGIQNRR; encoded by the coding sequence ATGAAAAGGAATGTGGTGCATTTTGATCTGGACACCTTCTTTGTCAGTGTCGCCCGGCTGACAAACAGTGCCCTCAACAACAAGCCAGTGATCATTGGCGGCAACTCCGACCGTGGAGTGGTGGCTTCCTGTAGCTATGAGGCCCGGAAGTTCGGGGTCCACAGCGCCATGCCCATGAAGCTCGCCCGCAGGCTCTGCCCATCTGCGGTATACCTGCAGGGTGACATGGACAGTTACAGTTACCATAGCCGGGTGGTGACCGACATCATCCGCGACCAGGTGCCGGTGGTGGAAAAGGCATCCATCGATGAGTTTTACCTCGACCTGACAGGAATGGACCGGTTTTTTGGATGTAGCCAGTTCACCGCTGAACTCAAGTCCAGGATACTCCGTGAATCCGGCCTGCCCATCAGTTATGCCCTGGCCTCCAACAAACTGGTCAGCAAGGTGGCCACTGAAGATGCCAAGCCCAATGGACAGATGGAAATCCCCTTTGGACATGAAAAGGGATACCTAGCCCCACTGGCCATTGAAAGGATGCCGGGCATAGGCTTAAAGACCTCTTCACTTTTAAGAAGGATGGGGGTGGAGACCATCAAACTGCTTTCCGAAATCCCCGAGCCCATGATGCAGAACCTCTTGGGGAAAAGTGGGATCACCCTTTCCCGAAAGGCCAACGGAAAGGACGATTCCCCGGTCATCCCCTATACCGAACAGAAGAGTATCGGAAAGGAGGAAACCTTTGACAGTGACACCATCAACATGGGGTTTCTTAACGGTGAACTGGTCCGGCTTACCGAAAGGGTGGCATTCCTGTTGAGAAAGCAGAGAAGGCTCTGTGGCTGTATTACCGTAAAGCTGCGCTACGCCAACTTTGATACGGTCAGCAAGCAGGCCATGCTTCCTTACACGGCCAATGATGATGTGCTGCTCTCCAAGGCCAAGGAGCTCTTTGCCAAGCTCTATGACAGAAGGATGCTCGTGCGCCTGATCGGGGTCAAGGTCAGCCACCTGGTGGGTGGTTTCCAGCAGATCAACCTCTTTGAGGATACCGAGGAAAACGTCAGGCTGTACCAGGCCATGGACAGGATCAGGGGAAAGTATGGTTCCCATGCGGTACACCGTGCCGTGGGCATCCAAAACAGGAGGTGA